Proteins encoded in a region of the Terriglobia bacterium genome:
- a CDS encoding CapA family protein, with translation MPPAESSPAPQASSAAQSTPPPSSSPTPEAGYAPQESPTASPAPTPVPLPARSGPSPLLPPLNDREIVVTAVGDVMLGTTFPDATGGLLPPNDAADLLQEVTPLLKRGDIVFGNLEGPLTEGGTSLKCRGKALGNCYAFRVPPRYAAHLKAAGFTAMGLANNHAMDFGQEGRTSSRTALDAQGIAHSGEIGDIAHLTVKGRKIAIIAFATYPGAYNLLDLDDALAAVRQARAEADLVIVSFHGGGEGSARQHVLAGDEKFLGEDRGDLRRFAHAAIDAGAGLVVGSGPHVVRAMEIYQGKLIAYSLGNFATYGPFNLNGENGLSLILEAHLAPDGSFLSGQIYPVRQPKPGGPKLDPAMSIVPVLRSLSRADFPKSAVAVGPRGELWRPGAEVPECSNAPDQLEQLFHARACGIFP, from the coding sequence ATGCCGCCGGCAGAATCTTCACCAGCTCCGCAAGCGTCTTCTGCCGCGCAATCCACTCCCCCACCTTCGTCTTCGCCAACGCCGGAAGCCGGCTATGCGCCGCAAGAGTCACCCACCGCGTCTCCAGCTCCCACGCCTGTGCCGCTGCCCGCACGCTCTGGGCCGAGCCCGCTGCTTCCACCATTGAATGACCGCGAGATTGTGGTGACGGCCGTCGGCGATGTGATGCTGGGTACCACCTTCCCTGACGCAACCGGCGGCCTGCTGCCGCCCAACGATGCGGCTGATTTGCTCCAGGAAGTTACGCCACTCCTGAAACGGGGTGACATTGTCTTTGGCAATCTGGAAGGGCCGCTCACCGAGGGCGGCACCTCCCTTAAGTGCAGAGGCAAGGCGCTGGGCAATTGTTACGCGTTCCGTGTTCCGCCGCGCTATGCCGCGCACCTGAAAGCTGCGGGTTTCACCGCGATGGGCCTGGCCAACAATCACGCCATGGATTTTGGCCAGGAGGGCCGAACCAGTTCGCGCACAGCGCTGGACGCGCAGGGAATCGCACACAGCGGCGAGATTGGCGACATCGCCCACTTAACGGTGAAGGGCAGGAAGATCGCGATCATCGCATTCGCAACCTATCCCGGCGCATACAACCTTCTCGATCTTGACGACGCTCTGGCGGCAGTCCGGCAGGCGCGTGCGGAGGCCGACCTGGTGATCGTCTCTTTTCACGGTGGCGGGGAAGGCTCGGCGCGACAACACGTGCTGGCCGGCGACGAAAAATTTCTGGGCGAAGACCGCGGCGACCTTCGTCGCTTTGCCCACGCCGCGATTGACGCCGGCGCGGGACTGGTGGTCGGAAGCGGCCCGCATGTGGTTCGCGCCATGGAAATCTATCAGGGCAAGCTGATCGCCTATTCGCTGGGCAACTTCGCGACGTATGGGCCGTTCAACTTGAACGGCGAGAATGGGCTGTCGCTGATCCTGGAAGCCCATCTGGCGCCAGATGGTTCATTCCTGAGCGGCCAGATCTATCCCGTTCGGCAGCCCAAGCCCGGCGGGCCAAAGCTTGATCCGGCGATGAGCATCGTGCCGGTGCTGCGCAGCTTATCGCGCGCGGATTTTCCCAAAAGCGCGGTGGCCGTGGGTCCCCGGGGCGAACTGTGGCGTCCCGGTGCGGAGGTCCCCGAATGCAGCAACGCGCCGGACCAGCTTGAACAACTGTTTCACGCACGGGCCTGTGGTATCTTCCCCTAG
- the hutI gene encoding imidazolonepropionase: MKVKATSPYLLLANIGQLITLRGGVTPRRGPALKEIGLIEDAAVLCGGGKIIAAGRRRDLLRDPWIKKNRKNRRKLHELDCQGGVVLPGLVDCHTHPAFVAPRLVDFDKRISGASYEEIAAAGGGIRSSVAAVRGASRKELAANVLSGLQALLEHGTSTVEAKSGYGLSTEAEIKSLEAIGHAARRWPGTVQPTLLAAHVVPPEFAGRPDQYVEKVCDEIIPLVARRKLAKYVDVFCERGAFTVEQSEKILAAARRSGLNTRAHVGQFTPSRLSGLLVHMPASLDHMDCVVAEDIPALAGTDTVAVLLPGANYFLGHKEFPDARRLIDASVPIALATDYNPGTSPTPSLPFVMSLACTHMKMSAEEAISATTINAACAMRLQSRKGSIEPGKDADLAIFGAGIKDYREIAYWFAWNRCVEMVVAGERQNFAAD; encoded by the coding sequence TTGAAGGTCAAAGCCACATCTCCTTATCTCCTGCTGGCCAACATCGGCCAGCTGATTACCCTGCGTGGAGGGGTCACGCCGCGCCGCGGCCCCGCGCTCAAGGAAATCGGCCTAATAGAAGACGCCGCCGTGCTCTGCGGCGGCGGAAAGATCATCGCCGCCGGTCGCCGGCGTGATCTGCTGCGCGATCCCTGGATAAAGAAGAACCGGAAAAACCGGCGCAAGCTGCACGAGCTTGACTGCCAGGGCGGCGTTGTTTTGCCGGGCCTGGTTGATTGCCATACGCATCCGGCTTTTGTTGCACCTAGACTCGTAGATTTTGACAAGCGCATCAGCGGGGCATCGTATGAAGAAATCGCGGCGGCTGGGGGTGGCATCCGGTCAAGTGTTGCAGCGGTGCGCGGGGCTTCGCGTAAAGAGCTGGCTGCAAACGTACTCAGCGGACTGCAGGCGTTGCTGGAACATGGCACGTCCACGGTGGAAGCCAAGTCTGGCTATGGATTGAGCACGGAAGCTGAGATCAAGTCGCTGGAAGCCATTGGCCACGCGGCGCGGCGCTGGCCGGGGACGGTGCAGCCTACGCTGCTGGCGGCGCACGTGGTCCCGCCGGAGTTCGCCGGCAGGCCGGACCAATACGTAGAAAAAGTCTGCGACGAGATCATTCCCTTGGTCGCGCGCAGAAAGCTGGCGAAATACGTGGACGTGTTTTGCGAGCGCGGCGCGTTCACCGTGGAGCAATCCGAGAAAATCCTAGCGGCGGCGCGGCGCAGCGGGCTGAATACACGCGCGCACGTGGGCCAGTTTACGCCTTCACGGTTAAGTGGATTGCTCGTGCACATGCCGGCGTCGCTGGACCACATGGACTGCGTTGTCGCAGAAGATATTCCCGCTCTTGCTGGCACCGACACCGTGGCCGTCCTGCTGCCCGGCGCGAACTATTTTCTCGGACACAAGGAATTTCCGGACGCGCGGCGGTTGATTGACGCCAGCGTTCCCATAGCTCTGGCCACCGACTACAATCCGGGGACATCGCCCACGCCCAGCCTGCCGTTCGTCATGTCGCTGGCCTGCACGCACATGAAGATGTCGGCGGAAGAAGCCATCTCGGCGACGACCATCAACGCGGCGTGCGCAATGCGGTTGCAAAGCCGCAAGGGAAGCATTGAGCCCGGCAAAGACGCTGACTTGGCGATCTTCGGAGCGGGAATTAAGGACTACAGGGAAATCGCTTATTGGTTTGCCTGGAACCGCTGTGTTGAAATGGTGGTTGCGGGAGAACGGCAAAATTTTGCCGCGGATTGA
- a CDS encoding M1 family metallopeptidase, producing MPSKKLFILLLLLPALAAAQRLPQGIAPQHYSLTFTPDLAQATFSGDATILVQVQKPGASITLNAAELEFQEASVTQGEKTQPAQASLAPAKEQVTLAVATPLEIGPASIHIKFTGILNDKLRGLYLARTPRRRYAVTQFEPTDARRAFPAFDEPQLKATFDITLIVDKGDTAISNGHIVSDDPGPGEGQHTLKFSTTRKMSTYLVAMAVGDFECNEGASDNIPIRVCGTPDKKPLGIAALRYAKEILKYYNQYYSTPYPFGKLDIVGAPDFEAGAMENTAAIFYRETDLFIDGQNSSVLSHQNVFEVLAHEMAHQWFGDLVTMKWWDNIWLNEGFATWMELKPSQALHPEWNANLGAVTATNRALNLDALENTHPIRAKAETPDEINQLFDPISYEKGGAVLRMVERYVSPEVFRRGVNAYLRKFAYSNATAEDFWQSVAEASGRPVDKIMPSFVEQAGAPLITVKLSCTTPPPEPKVRRSKKSRRRVIKPAEPKTEIVIEQERNWADPSAGKSNTVWLVPICIKTGAAKPFCQVVSQKKQIVPATGCSPWAFVNAGATGYYRTEYSAAAMQQLLAVAASELTPAERVSLLSDVTAMVGSRPDSMAHYLDLVTTMSADTVSSEAEIYAPMLDRIHSYLLTDADKPAYLAWVRSTFGPVLAKLGWTPVAGESDDRRTLRSGIIRILGEHGEDPEVIRRATELARQYLKNPRAVDPSMAEDVLVVAAVNGDADLFQQLDALQRDPSTTPEQRANVDRALGRFSDAGIVQKRLETIVKDARNQDAAGFIASVLTHVPVQKTAWEWIKQHWPEIEPKLTSGSGSAIVGATRTFCEVPLREDARQFFTAHPVQASERAFSQSQEISNGCIKTRGKLQADVAGWLQQRGADGKAGNR from the coding sequence ATGCCTTCAAAAAAGCTCTTCATTCTCTTACTTCTCTTGCCGGCGCTGGCCGCTGCGCAACGGCTGCCCCAGGGGATTGCTCCGCAACACTACAGCCTGACATTCACCCCGGACCTGGCCCAGGCCACCTTTAGCGGCGACGCCACCATCCTGGTCCAGGTGCAGAAGCCAGGGGCCTCCATCACGCTGAACGCTGCGGAACTGGAGTTTCAGGAAGCCTCGGTCACGCAAGGGGAGAAGACGCAGCCGGCCCAGGCCAGCTTGGCTCCGGCGAAAGAACAAGTTACTTTGGCCGTAGCCACGCCGCTGGAGATCGGGCCGGCCAGCATCCACATCAAGTTCACGGGTATTCTCAATGACAAGCTGCGCGGCCTCTACCTGGCGCGCACGCCACGCCGCAGATACGCGGTCACGCAATTTGAGCCGACCGATGCCCGCCGCGCGTTTCCCGCTTTTGATGAACCGCAGTTGAAAGCCACGTTTGACATCACGCTGATTGTGGACAAGGGCGATACCGCGATTTCCAACGGGCACATAGTTTCGGACGATCCCGGCCCGGGCGAAGGCCAACATACGCTCAAGTTTTCCACCACTCGAAAGATGTCCACCTATCTGGTGGCGATGGCGGTGGGCGACTTTGAATGCAACGAAGGCGCCTCTGACAATATCCCAATTCGCGTGTGCGGCACGCCCGACAAGAAGCCGCTGGGAATTGCCGCGCTACGCTATGCCAAAGAAATTCTGAAATATTACAACCAGTACTATTCCACGCCGTATCCCTTCGGCAAGCTGGACATTGTGGGCGCGCCTGATTTTGAAGCCGGAGCGATGGAAAACACCGCGGCAATTTTCTATCGTGAAACCGATCTGTTTATTGACGGCCAGAATTCCTCCGTGCTTTCGCATCAAAACGTTTTTGAAGTTCTGGCGCACGAGATGGCGCACCAGTGGTTCGGCGACCTGGTGACCATGAAGTGGTGGGACAACATCTGGCTCAACGAAGGTTTTGCCACCTGGATGGAGCTGAAGCCTTCGCAGGCGCTGCATCCGGAATGGAACGCCAACTTGGGCGCGGTCACGGCCACCAACCGGGCGCTCAATCTTGATGCTCTGGAAAACACCCATCCTATCCGGGCCAAAGCGGAAACGCCGGACGAGATTAACCAGTTGTTCGATCCCATCTCTTATGAAAAAGGCGGCGCCGTCCTGCGCATGGTGGAGCGGTATGTTTCGCCGGAGGTGTTTCGCCGGGGCGTAAACGCGTACCTGCGCAAATTCGCCTACAGCAACGCGACGGCGGAAGATTTCTGGCAGTCCGTGGCGGAAGCTTCCGGGCGCCCGGTGGACAAGATCATGCCATCGTTTGTGGAACAGGCCGGAGCGCCGCTGATTACCGTGAAGCTCTCCTGCACCACGCCGCCGCCGGAGCCCAAGGTGCGGCGCAGCAAGAAGTCGCGCAGGCGGGTGATCAAGCCGGCCGAACCCAAGACGGAAATTGTCATCGAACAGGAGCGGAACTGGGCTGATCCATCAGCGGGCAAGAGCAACACAGTGTGGCTGGTCCCGATTTGCATAAAGACCGGCGCCGCCAAGCCATTCTGCCAAGTGGTGAGCCAGAAGAAGCAGATTGTCCCGGCCACCGGCTGCTCTCCCTGGGCCTTTGTGAATGCCGGCGCCACCGGCTACTACCGGACGGAATACAGCGCTGCCGCCATGCAGCAACTTCTGGCGGTGGCCGCCAGCGAACTCACCCCCGCCGAACGCGTTTCCTTGTTGAGCGACGTGACCGCCATGGTTGGCTCCCGTCCGGACAGCATGGCCCATTATCTGGACCTGGTAACCACTATGAGTGCGGACACGGTGTCTTCTGAAGCGGAAATCTACGCGCCCATGCTCGATCGCATCCACAGCTATCTGCTTACCGATGCCGACAAGCCGGCGTATCTGGCCTGGGTGCGTTCCACCTTCGGCCCCGTCCTGGCCAAGCTTGGCTGGACGCCGGTTGCCGGTGAGAGCGACGACCGGCGCACTTTGCGGTCAGGGATCATCAGGATACTAGGCGAACATGGCGAAGATCCTGAAGTGATTCGCCGCGCCACCGAGCTTGCCCGCCAATATCTGAAGAACCCGCGGGCCGTCGATCCCAGCATGGCAGAGGACGTCCTGGTGGTGGCGGCAGTCAACGGAGACGCTGATCTTTTCCAGCAGCTCGATGCGCTGCAGCGTGATCCCTCTACAACCCCGGAGCAGCGCGCCAACGTCGACCGAGCGTTAGGCAGGTTTTCCGATGCAGGCATCGTGCAGAAACGGCTGGAGACCATCGTGAAGGATGCGCGTAACCAGGATGCCGCGGGATTCATCGCCAGCGTACTGACCCATGTTCCTGTGCAGAAAACAGCCTGGGAATGGATCAAACAGCACTGGCCGGAAATCGAGCCCAAGCTGACTTCGGGCAGCGGGAGCGCCATTGTTGGAGCGACGCGCACCTTTTGTGAAGTCCCCCTGCGCGAGGATGCCCGGCAATTCTTTACCGCGCACCCGGTCCAGGCGTCAGAACGCGCGTTTTCCCAGTCGCAAGAAATCAGCAACGGGTGCATCAAGACTCGCGGCAAGCTCCAGGCTGACGTGGCCGGCTGGCTGCAACAGCGCGGCGCAGACGGCAAAGCAGGGAACCGCTAA
- the hutU gene encoding urocanate hydratase gives MPVETEIQTTHLPPLKAPRGTELTCKGWPQEAAMRMLMNNLDEEVGERPRDLVVYGGTGKAARNQRCLETILASLKELGNDETLLVQSGKPVGVFKTHDYAPRVLIANSNLVGHWSNWEKFNELERAGLMMYGQMTAGSWIYIGSQGIVQGTFETFAAAAEKAFGGELAGKLIVSGGMGGMGGAQPLAATMAGACFLGIDVDPERIKKRLKTGYCDFMVNTLDEALRILKNAVRKKEAISVGLVGNCADVIPELAERGVLPDILTDQTSAHDPLNGYVPNGMSLEQALDLRKADPKAYLELSLDAMAHHVEGMLRLQKMGSVTFDYGNNIRTFAFQRGVKNAYDFPGFVPAYIRPLFCEGRGPFRWVALSGDPADIAVTDDLVLEMFPQNRILDRWIKLARKRIKFQGLPARICWLGYGERAQFGLAMNDLVKKGKLKAPIVIGRDHLDCGSVASPYRETEAMKDGSDAVADWPLLNALLNTASGASWVSIHNGGGVGIGYSLHAGQVTVADGTDAMAKRIERVLTNDPGIGVARHVDAGYDEAKSFAEKSGVKIPMGGS, from the coding sequence ATGCCGGTAGAGACGGAAATCCAGACAACCCATCTCCCTCCCCTGAAGGCCCCGCGCGGAACTGAGCTCACCTGCAAAGGCTGGCCGCAGGAAGCCGCCATGCGCATGCTCATGAACAACCTGGACGAAGAAGTAGGCGAGCGTCCGCGCGACCTGGTGGTTTACGGCGGCACCGGCAAAGCCGCCCGCAACCAGCGATGCCTGGAGACGATTCTCGCGTCGCTCAAAGAGCTCGGCAACGACGAGACGCTGCTGGTCCAGTCGGGCAAGCCGGTGGGGGTTTTCAAGACCCATGACTACGCGCCGCGGGTGCTCATCGCAAATTCAAACCTTGTTGGGCACTGGTCGAATTGGGAGAAGTTCAACGAACTGGAGCGCGCCGGCCTGATGATGTACGGCCAGATGACCGCGGGTTCGTGGATCTACATTGGCTCGCAGGGCATTGTGCAAGGCACGTTTGAGACTTTTGCCGCAGCCGCGGAGAAAGCGTTTGGCGGCGAACTGGCCGGCAAACTGATCGTGAGCGGCGGCATGGGTGGCATGGGTGGCGCCCAGCCTCTGGCCGCAACCATGGCCGGCGCGTGTTTCCTGGGCATTGACGTTGATCCTGAGCGCATCAAGAAACGCCTGAAGACCGGCTATTGCGACTTCATGGTGAACACGCTGGACGAAGCGTTGCGCATCCTGAAGAACGCCGTGCGCAAGAAAGAAGCCATTTCGGTTGGACTGGTTGGCAACTGTGCGGATGTAATTCCTGAATTGGCGGAGCGCGGTGTACTGCCGGACATCCTCACCGATCAAACTTCTGCTCACGACCCGCTCAACGGCTATGTGCCCAACGGCATGTCTCTTGAGCAGGCACTTGATCTGCGCAAGGCTGATCCCAAGGCGTATCTGGAACTGTCGCTGGACGCGATGGCCCACCACGTGGAAGGCATGCTGCGCCTTCAGAAGATGGGCAGCGTGACTTTCGACTACGGCAACAACATCCGGACGTTTGCTTTCCAACGCGGCGTGAAGAACGCTTACGATTTTCCCGGCTTTGTGCCGGCGTACATCCGTCCGCTGTTTTGTGAAGGCCGCGGGCCGTTCCGCTGGGTAGCGCTCTCGGGCGATCCCGCGGACATCGCTGTGACCGACGACCTGGTCCTGGAAATGTTCCCGCAGAACCGTATCCTCGACCGCTGGATCAAGCTCGCGCGCAAGCGCATCAAGTTCCAGGGACTGCCGGCGCGCATATGCTGGCTGGGCTATGGCGAACGCGCCCAGTTCGGCCTGGCCATGAATGACCTGGTCAAGAAAGGCAAGCTCAAGGCGCCGATTGTGATCGGGCGCGATCATCTCGATTGCGGCTCCGTGGCGTCTCCATATCGCGAGACGGAAGCCATGAAGGACGGCAGCGACGCGGTGGCTGACTGGCCGCTGCTCAACGCGTTGCTCAACACCGCCAGCGGCGCCAGTTGGGTTTCCATCCATAACGGCGGCGGGGTGGGGATTGGCTATTCGCTGCATGCCGGGCAAGTGACCGTCGCCGACGGAACGGACGCCATGGCTAAACGCATCGAGCGCGTGCTAACCAATGATCCGGGGATCGGCGTGGCCCGGCATGTGGATGCGGGATACGACGAGGCAAAGAGCTTTGCCGAGAAGAGCGGAGTGAAGATACCGATGGGCGGTAGTTAA